The genomic segment TAGCTGTATAGTTAGTCAATTAGCTTATCTTGTCATCTATCACTCTTTAGCCGTGTTTGATGTGTCTAGAAGGGTTGTTACGATACTTaccttattaaacaaagactcgaatgttgcaacagtctcaaaggtaAACCCAAAGCAAATGTAAATTTTTTATACAAAAGcatatgtcaaatattgtatCTATAagtaaaaggacaaagctgaagaaggtgaaggtgcaacttttaaatattaaagatttaaagagTCCAATGCAAAAGTCATTCTCCAATCATTtcaagggtcactcctatttacaccagtttctgttatggtgcacaagacattgtgctataaatttgcatatattgctaAATTCATCCcttaaaaaagcttttaaaaaataTAGCTAAATACACCTATAAAAGATCAGATagttttaaaaagctgaatgtatACTCCTGTTCTGATTGGGActcaacagtgtaatgaacttaTCAtacatagagctgctgtggacactgagcattgggagtttgacctgtcagtcaaactgttgcTGAGCTCAATTACagatctactgcagctgtgccattGTCATGGAGATCACAGATCAACTCAATATTTgcagtgaagctgatttgcaccCCTCCTTGACatgcttgttacagcaaaaccataatggttatcacaaaaataacttcatttTATGAATTCCAAGACTTCAGTGTAAAACTCCAACtcagtgaaaaaaaaatgttcatagagtgaaaactgtggctgtagtgacgagttaaagacaaaagttctgtcttaaaaggacgtgtcctcacactctTGCTGTGATCACATCTAGCTCaagcaatacacactaatggaaaagctgagaattcctcaaaaaccaccctatgctcaATCTGCTATAACTCAAAAAGCattaaagacattaaaaagctgaactatagattaatagttgaatagttgaagattattttgtagttcaaatggtgtctgtagcttaaagtatggaagtagttaaagctgaaagaagactaaactgatttgaaaagttgtttccattaatTTCAATGGGAAACATAGTATAATAAAaacttaataacttgaaaaatattaaacatatgaatgagGAAAAATAATAGCCTGtgtctccttaaaaagctgcacgttttgaTAGTTGAATGGTTTCTATAGCTAAACATATGCAGGACGAGTTAGATGCAGACAGAAGAACtataactataataataaagattagaaaaacaatacagtgaatgctttgatAATATTAGGAAAGCACAGTGTCTGGGCAGATTCCAGGTAGCAGCCACTTCATTAAAGCAGTGTCTGCCCAGTTGTTTAagcacactgtaaaaaaaaatcagtacaTTTTACGGAAAAAAACTGGCAGCTGTGGTTACCAGAATATTTCCGTAAAAATGACATGTTATTCTGTAAACAtatcaacatgttttctttgtaattaagtttacatgttttttctgttgATATGTTTACATATAAACTTGTTATTTTAACGGAAATATTCTGGTAACCACAGCTGCCAGTTTTTTTCCGTAAAACAGCTTACAGACAAAAGCTGTAAATTCTACCAACAAAATACACATTGTGAACCTGTAAATTCTACTGTCcattgctgttaaatgtacataatcATGCTGCTTTAAAAAGCAAGATTGTCAGTAGGATTTACATAAATTAAATGGTGAATGTACACTAAATTCCAATTAATTTCACAGAAAAGTATTATGCAAACCAccctattttacagtttttattataatactgtATTGTGCAAATTTTAGCTCCTGGTGTTTTTTGCAGCATTAATTGGAAATATAACTTAAAGTAGCAATTTATTATTTCCATTTCTTGTAAAATGTATTGATTGAATGTTACTTAAATCTTCTATGAAGTAATGTCACAATGTGTGAGAACAGTTCATAGTGTATACCTTTTAAATGAACGTTTAACATTGTAAAGCAATGCACTATGCACGAGAAACATTAGTTTTAGTGTTAATGTGACCACAAACAATTCCAGTAATAAGAatattttcaatttatttttatcaatCCAAATTGCAATATAGTGTAGCTTACATAAGTCTTACAGCAAGTCTTGTAATATAACAAAGAGAAGGGATTTTTGGTAGAAAAAAGCTCAATGTTTAAGGGACTGTGTCAGGGACCTTCAAATCTCAACTAAAATAGGATACAAATGTAGGCAGGCAGTACAACAGCAATACAGAactttgtaaaaacaaaactttataACTTACTGTCTTGTTAAGCCTAATTAGCTCTGCAACTGTGCaagcaaaacagacagaacacgTTCATCTTACTGTGCATATTCAGACATCACGCCACTCATGATCTGAAAGTTCCTGGATCAAGGTTAGAACTCTAGGATCCACGTGAAGACGGGCTGTGTTTGTCTTCTCAACTTTAGTGCCCTTCTCTGGGTTGATGGAGAAAAAGCACCtttgaaaataaagaaatgaaggACAACAGCATTAATACCAAATAATTCATTAACAACTTAAAATCCAAGTAAATACTTTTTGAacttaaatcatttaaaaagttAGAAAGGCAAACTGTCTCCAAGTGACATAAGCAGATGATCATCAATTTCATACAGTGCATATATTAAACAAAGCTAATTGTAATTACCCACCTCTACAGAAACTCCAGGGTTGATGCAAGCTTGGATGGGTAGTGGATATTGAAACAGTAATAGCTCCCAAACATCATGCACAGAGAAGAACCAAACGAGGGAATATTATTGTGTACAATGCGTCGATCCAAACTCAGCATGAATCGTCTTGATGAGAAAGAATATCTCCCTGAAATACAATATGAAGTACATTTTTACATCATTAAACAAATTAGTTTTAGGTGTAACAATTTGTAAGCTGGTAAGACTTTTTACTGCTAATTACACAATACTTATTAGCATAAAGTGAAATGctacgtaaaaaaaaaactacacctAATGGAACAAGGTCAGTGACACTCAAAGCCCAGGAAGAAAAGTTAACTCACCACACACAACGATCATGGGAGTCAAGTGAACTTGGTCCATCTGAACTTCCTCTGCCAGGCATGTGTCCTCCACATAATAAAACATTCCATCTTCCTTTTCATCAAAGTAGGACAGCAGAAGCAACAACATCTCTTTGAGTTCTTCAGAGCAACCACTTAGTTCACCCCGCATCACTTTCAACTTTGTTAAAGCCTGTAAAAAAAATTTGCTCTTGTTTACACAAAATGTATTCATGTAGCTAAGGAGACGTTTCCCCTTCATATCTACATTTTGTGTAAAAGTTTCCTTAAGTCGGATTCCGGTGAGTTCTTTGAAGTGGACTTCCATGCCAAGTTCTGTGAACAAAAAGGGCCACTCATCCTGGAGATATTTAATACTTTTTCCCTGGTTGACTTCTTTGCGCTGTTTGTAGAAAGTCTTCCTCATTAGACATTTGACTGGGCCAATCACATCTCCATCTATTACATCTTGTAAAGACTGTGGATATTTCGCCACAACCTTTTGGGCAACTTCAGTGCACTTCCTTCTACTTATACAAGGACCTTTTTGCATCATCTCCCTAACTAAGATCCGAACCATTTCTCTTCTCATTCTTGGACTTGGTCGTTGTCCTCGCTCCAAGGACTGTATCAGTTCCTCTGGGAATTTATCCCATGGTATCATGAAGTTTCGCCATAGTTTACTGTAGGACATTGGGCACCGCTTTCGGAAGCAGTTGAGGATGAACTTTTGGGTGAAATAGACAGCAAAGATGTAGAAGGTCCTGGTGAGGCATCAATGGATGTGCTCAGGTGTCTGgcctgcaaaaacacaaacactcatcagAAAAACACAACGTTATTaaaattctatttatttattttctgtacaGATTACTTTTGACACCAGTTGCACATTATTTGACTTACATTTCAGTTTCCATGCAGCAAGGAGCTTTCTTGCTTGAATTGGTCGCAACACTGACAGCAAATCTGCTTCCtcaataaactgaaaatcatcATGTGTTTCCACCCCAAGGGTTTGTAATGTCTCTTCCACAATCTTTATGGCCACCTCTGGAAGGTCAGGCAAGACCTCCCTGATGGCCATGCTTAGAAATGTTTGCTCAAAGTCAGTCGTGTCTGGAATCAAAGAACAACACTAGTTTTCAAAATtatgaaaaacagacaaaatgtaCCCCAGTATATAAAAGTCAAGAACACTTAAATTTTAAATGAgggtgagaaaaaaaatgttcaccTGTAAAACTAGTATTTTGTACCATCAACCCCTGTTAAGTTGTGTACACCACAGTGGTTAATATTTATTCGATTTATTTTAAGAGCGCACTGTGTTTGAGAGGAATGGCTTGGTGCCCGTCAACCATATATGATGGCAAGGGATAAAAATCCACCAAACTGTTAATGTTAAGACATTGAAACCTTGCACTCTGTTTAGCCACTGTGTACAGGTGGTATTCAGAGAGGTAATCTGTCTTTTTTATATCCATCACAAAATACACAGATGAATCATCATGAATTAAAATCATGATAAGTTCTCCAAACTCCAAAGACTCATCATTTTTTGACACAAGGAACTGTCCCTTTTCATATGATGTgcctttatactgtatatttgtggaTACTGTGGTGTTGCTTTCTAAAAAGACAAACTCCCTCACTGCCTCTTTAATGGCCTCACTGTAAAGGTGAGGGTAAAAACTACAGCTGTCTTTGACTTGCAAAGGATGATTGCATCCTGGCCTAGCTGAAAGATATGAATGAAACATCTGATGTCTCTCAGATAAGGTTAagcaaatgttttaaagtttttcaaATGCCGAGGCTCGTTTCTGTGAACTTTACAGTGTAACACATAACCTCTCAAACTTTCTAGCGTTTTGCTGCAAAAGCGACAGGTGATCATTTTCGCAAAAGACTGCGATAAAACAACACGTAAACAACGTACTAATTTGACGGAGCTAGCTTGATCAGCATGTTAGCCAAAGGCACCCTCGAACGGTAATGTGTAACAAAAAGGAAAACGAAAGTGAATCTTACCAGTATTTCGGACGGTTACGTTGGTTGTCGGTGTTTCCGTCGAGGCGTCCGCAGGTGAAGCTCTTAGGCTCCGCACCAACCGACCAGGCACCGTGAACTTCGCCAAACTGGCCGTTATCCCGCTTTTTGCGATATCCAATTACGGAGGACAAATAAACCGCGCTCCTCGGTGATTGGATGTGCCTCATAGTTTCAAATACAATTACAGGTCTGTTTTCCTGACAATATTAATCAATTTAACACTTCTTAAACACAGAATTGAATTATTTGTACCTTTGTAACAAGGCTTTAATATTGCAAAAAGGACTGACTGATTTAAAATAGAGACATCCAAAATTCTCCTACTCTCAATTCACACAAAATATAAATGATCTTATCAAAACATATTTTCCCACTTAGTTTTCACATCCTCACCAATACTGTTCCTGTGCATCATAAAActattcattgtttgtttgatcTTGTTATCCTTGTTATTGAATTATTGATTCATTTGTTATTGTatgtattaca from the Betta splendens chromosome 15, fBetSpl5.4, whole genome shotgun sequence genome contains:
- the LOC114841933 gene encoding uncharacterized protein LOC114841933 → MSYSKLWRNFMIPWDKFPEELIQSLERGQRPSPRMRREMVRILVREMMQKGPCISRRKCTEVAQKVVAKYPQSLQDVIDGDVIGPVKCLMRKTFYKQRKEVNQGKSIKYLQDEWPFLFTELGMEVHFKELTGIRLKETFTQNVDMKGKRLLSYMNTFCVNKSKFFLQALTKLKVMRGELSGCSEELKEMLLLLLSYFDEKEDGMFYYVEDTCLAEEVQMDQVHLTPMIVVCGRYSFSSRRFMLSLDRRIVHNNIPSFGSSLCMMFGSYYCFNIHYPSKLASTLEFL